In a single window of the Pseudomonas oryzihabitans genome:
- a CDS encoding Nif3-like dinuclear metal center hexameric protein, translating into MPGRRHRGGKPSVTLSLDLLVETADRYLETARIQDYCPNGLQVQGRGQLRLLVSGVTASQQLLDAAVAAGADAILVHHGYFWKNEDARLIGMKHRRIKTLLSHDISLLAYHLPLDVHPEVGNNVQLGRRLGVQNIRPLPGDARGLIWEGELAEPLSATDFGRRVADTLQRQPLVVGGGRSIRRLAWCTGGAQGYIDQAIAAGVDAYLTGEVSEQTVHSARENGVSFFAAGHHATERYGVQALGDYLATQLGVQHLFIDCDNPA; encoded by the coding sequence ATGCCGGGGCGCCGCCACAGAGGAGGTAAGCCGTCCGTGACCCTGTCCCTTGATCTACTGGTAGAAACCGCCGACCGTTACCTGGAGACGGCTCGTATCCAGGATTATTGCCCCAATGGCCTGCAGGTCCAGGGCCGTGGGCAGCTTCGCCTGCTGGTCAGTGGCGTCACGGCCTCCCAGCAGTTGCTGGATGCCGCTGTAGCGGCCGGTGCCGATGCCATCCTCGTGCACCACGGCTACTTCTGGAAAAACGAAGATGCCCGTCTCATCGGCATGAAGCACCGCCGGATCAAGACCCTGCTGAGCCACGACATCAGCCTGCTAGCCTATCACCTGCCGCTGGACGTCCATCCCGAAGTGGGCAACAACGTTCAGCTGGGACGCCGCCTTGGCGTGCAGAACATTCGTCCGCTGCCGGGCGATGCCAGGGGGCTGATCTGGGAGGGCGAGCTGGCCGAGCCGTTGTCCGCGACGGATTTTGGTCGGCGGGTAGCGGATACCCTGCAGCGCCAGCCGCTGGTGGTCGGTGGCGGACGATCGATCCGGCGCCTGGCCTGGTGCACCGGAGGCGCCCAGGGCTATATCGATCAGGCCATCGCGGCGGGCGTGGACGCCTACCTGACCGGTGAGGTATCCGAGCAGACGGTGCACAGTGCCCGCGAAAACGGGGTCAGTTTCTTCGCTGCCGGCCACCATGCTACCGAGCGCTATGGGGTGCAGGCGCTGGGCGACTATCTGGCCACTCAACTGGGCGTGCAGCATCTATTTATCGACTGCGATAACCCGGCCTGA
- the cysD gene encoding sulfate adenylyltransferase subunit CysD, with product MLDKQTHLKQLEAESIHIIREVAAEFDNPVMLYSIGKDSAVMLHLARKAFFPGKLPFPVLHVDTGWKFQAMYEFRDRMVEDMGLDLLVHKNPEGVAQGINPFTHGSAKHTDIMKTQGLKQALDKYGFDAAFGGARRDEEKSRAKERVYSFRDSKHRWDPKNQRPELWNIYNGKTNKSESIRVFPLSNWTELDIWQYIYLEGIPIVPLYFAAEREVIEKNGTLLMIDDDRILEHLSPEEKARIHKRQVRFRTLGCYPLTGAVESQATTLTDIIQEMLLTRTSERQGRVIDHDGAGSMEEKKRQGYF from the coding sequence ATGCTCGACAAACAGACGCACCTCAAACAGCTTGAGGCGGAAAGCATCCACATCATCCGTGAAGTGGCCGCCGAGTTCGACAATCCGGTCATGCTGTATTCCATCGGCAAGGATTCGGCCGTGATGCTGCACCTGGCCCGCAAGGCCTTCTTTCCCGGCAAGCTGCCGTTCCCGGTACTCCACGTGGACACCGGCTGGAAATTCCAGGCCATGTACGAATTCCGCGATCGCATGGTTGAGGACATGGGGCTCGATCTGCTGGTGCACAAGAATCCGGAGGGGGTCGCCCAGGGCATCAACCCCTTCACCCATGGCAGCGCCAAGCACACCGACATCATGAAGACCCAGGGCCTCAAGCAGGCGCTGGACAAGTACGGCTTCGACGCAGCCTTCGGCGGCGCCCGCCGTGATGAAGAGAAGTCCCGCGCCAAGGAGCGCGTCTACTCCTTCCGCGACAGCAAGCACCGCTGGGACCCCAAGAACCAGCGTCCCGAACTGTGGAACATCTACAACGGCAAGACCAACAAGAGCGAGTCGATCCGGGTCTTCCCGCTGTCCAACTGGACCGAGCTGGACATCTGGCAATACATCTATCTCGAAGGCATCCCGATCGTGCCGCTGTACTTCGCTGCCGAGCGCGAGGTGATCGAGAAGAACGGCACCCTGCTCATGATCGACGACGACCGTATCCTCGAGCACCTCTCGCCCGAGGAAAAGGCGCGTATCCACAAGCGCCAGGTGCGCTTCCGTACCCTCGGCTGCTACCCCCTGACCGGCGCGGTGGAGTCCCAGGCGACGACGCTGACGGACATCATCCAGGAGATGCTGCTCACCCGCACCTCCGAACGCCAGGGCCGGGTCATCGACCACGATGGCGCCGGATCCATGGAAGAGAAGAAACGTCAGGGGTATTTCTAA
- a CDS encoding S1C family serine protease, with protein MYKALRYLGWPVLCGLLVAALIMQHYPQWLGLPAQPPLFEAAQAPSPGRQQGPVSYADAASRAAPAVVSLRSTKAAKPGKAGDTANDRKSPAKPVEELSLGSAVLMSHDGYLLTNNHVTLDAESIVVALADGRQTLAKLIGNDPATDLAVLKIDLPNLPAISVGDSTAIRIGDVVLAIGNPFGVGQTVTMGIISATGRNQLGLNTYEDFIQTDAAINLGNSGGALVDANGNLIGINTAILSGGSQGIGFAIPIKLAMEVMRSIIQHGQVIRGWLGVAVEVITPELIKTYGLKVDQGIVVTDIDPDGPAHKAGLRAGDVLVKLAGQPIKDGRLAMNQIARKQPGDSIPIEVRRQDKTLQLKVTVGLRPLMEKAR; from the coding sequence ATGTACAAGGCTTTGCGTTATCTCGGCTGGCCCGTGCTGTGCGGTCTGCTCGTTGCAGCCCTGATCATGCAGCACTATCCCCAGTGGCTCGGGCTACCGGCCCAGCCGCCGCTGTTCGAGGCTGCCCAGGCGCCCTCGCCTGGGCGCCAGCAGGGGCCGGTCTCCTACGCCGATGCGGCGAGTCGGGCAGCACCGGCGGTGGTGTCGCTGCGCTCGACCAAAGCAGCCAAGCCGGGCAAGGCCGGCGACACGGCCAACGACCGCAAGAGCCCGGCCAAGCCGGTGGAAGAGCTGAGCCTCGGCTCGGCGGTGCTGATGAGTCATGATGGCTACCTGCTGACCAACAACCATGTGACGCTCGATGCCGAATCCATCGTGGTCGCGCTCGCCGACGGTCGCCAGACCCTGGCCAAGCTGATCGGCAACGATCCGGCCACCGACCTCGCCGTGCTCAAGATCGACCTGCCCAATCTGCCAGCCATCTCGGTAGGCGATTCGACCGCCATCCGCATCGGCGACGTGGTGCTGGCCATCGGCAACCCCTTCGGCGTCGGCCAGACCGTGACCATGGGCATCATCAGCGCCACCGGCCGCAATCAGCTGGGCCTCAACACCTACGAGGACTTCATCCAGACCGATGCGGCGATCAACCTGGGCAATTCAGGCGGGGCGCTGGTGGATGCCAATGGCAACCTGATCGGCATCAACACCGCCATCCTCTCCGGCGGCTCCCAGGGCATCGGCTTCGCCATCCCGATCAAGCTGGCCATGGAGGTCATGCGGTCGATCATCCAGCATGGTCAGGTCATCCGGGGCTGGCTGGGCGTGGCGGTGGAGGTGATCACCCCGGAACTGATCAAGACCTACGGCCTCAAGGTCGACCAGGGCATCGTGGTGACGGACATCGATCCCGATGGGCCGGCGCACAAGGCCGGTCTGCGCGCTGGCGACGTGCTGGTCAAGCTGGCTGGGCAGCCGATCAAGGATGGTCGGCTGGCGATGAATCAGATCGCCCGCAAGCAGCCGGGCGACAGCATACCCATCGAGGTGCGGCGGCAGGACAAGACCCTGCAACTCAAGGTCACTGTCGGTCTGCGTCCCCTAATGGAGAAGGCGCGCTAG